One window from the genome of Gadus morhua chromosome 16, gadMor3.0, whole genome shotgun sequence encodes:
- the LOC115561738 gene encoding extracellular calcium-sensing receptor-like has translation MYKQGDIVLGGLFETHYTSIFPKSFFTSKPQQPICQGFDIQGFRHSQTMLFAVDEINRSDSLLPNVTLGYRLHDNCASLGVAFRAAFSLASGKEEKFDQAASCRGTPVVGIVGDSSSTNTIAISSVFGLFKMPMVSYFATCSCLSDRQRFPSFFRTIPSDAFQVRAMLQILKRFGWTWFGLLISDDDYGLNAARSFQSELAQSGEGCLDYLEVLPWGNDLGELQRIVDIMKKSTSRVVIVFAHENHMFNLMGEVVRQNVTGLQWMASEAWSTSIVPQTPSYMPFLAGTLGIAIRRGEIPGLRDFLLTIRPNNKTLSSKDNNFVQQFWEATFQCRFPPSPPKWIDEGGKLCTGQENLATAETEFLEVSNLRPEYNVYKAVYAMANALHDMLRCVPGRGPFVGQTCASLQRLEPWQLVYYLDRINFTTPFGDQVSFDENGDALPIYDVMNWLWLPDGSTVVQNVGVVKETAATGGETTLKEDIIYWNFVPKKPPRSVCSESCPPGTRMARRKNEPDCCFDCIPCSDGEINNRTDSTECLSCPEDFWSSPQRDVCVPKMIEFLSYNDPLGISLTTASLIGTLNCAIVLGIFIHHRTTPVVRANNSELSFLILLSLKLCFLCALLFIGQPRLWTCQLRHAAFGISFVLCVSCILVKTMVVLAVFKASKPAGGNSLKWFGAVQQRGTVVFLTLIQAAICTTWLVSSSPAPNRNTQYHNDRIVVECVVGSRVGFGVLLGYIGLLAILSFLLAFLARNLPDNFNEAKFITFSMLVFCAVWIAFIPAYINSPGKSADAVEVFAILASSFGLLGALFGPKCFIILLRPERNTKKAIMGRGVPKE, from the exons ATGTATAAACAGGGAGACATTGTGCTGGGGGGTCTATTTGAAACCCATTATACCTCTATCTTCCCCAAATCCTTTTTCACCTCCAAACCACAGCAGCCCATCTGCCAGGG TTTTGACATTCAAGGGTTCAGGCATTCCCAGACCATGCTGTTTGCAGTAGATGAGATCAACAGGAGTGACAGTCTTCTGCCAAACGTGACACTGGGATACAGACTGCATGATAACTGTGCCTCACTCGGAGTTGCCTTCCGAGCTGCCTTTTCATTGGCCAGTGGCAAGGAGGAGAAGTTTGACCAGGCCGCAAGCTGTAGAGGAACCCCTGTGGTAGGGATTGTGGGTGACTCCAGCTCCACAAATACTATTGCCATCTCCAGTGTTTTTGGTTTGTTCAAAATGCCCATG GTGAGTTACTTTGCCACATGTTCCTGTCTCAGTGACAGGCAACGATTCCCATCTTTTTTTAGAACTATCCCAAGTGATGCGTTTCAG GTGCGAGCTATGCTCCAGATTCTGAAGCGGTTTGGCTGGACCTGGTTTGGCCTGCTGATCAGTGATGATGACTACGGTCTCAACGCCGCCCGTTCCTTCCAGTCAGAGCTGGCCCAGTCTGGTGAAGGCTGTCTGGATTATCTAGAGGTTTTGCCGTGGGGAAACGACCTCGGTGAACTTCAAAGGATCGTTGACATAATGAAGAAATCCACTTCCCGTGTGGTCATTGTTTTTGCACATGAGAATCACATGTTTAACCTCATGGGAGAG GTGGTAAGGCAGAATGTTACAGGCCTACAGTGGATGGCCAGTGAAGCCTGGTCTACATCCATTGTACCTCAGACTCCCAGCTACATGCCTTTTCTTGCAGGCACTCTGGGCATTGCCATCCGCCGGGGAGAGATACCAGGACTGAGGGACTTTCTACTGACAATACGCCCTAACAATAAGACACTCAGCAGCAAGGACAATAACTTt GTGCAGCAGTTTTGGGAGGCGACGTTCCAGTGTAGATTCCCGCCTTCACCGCCCAAATGGATCGATGAAGGGGGGAAACTGTGCACAGGGCAGGAGAACCTGGCAACTGCAGAGACAGAGTTCCTGGAGGTGTCAAACCTCAGGCCAGAATATAATGTGTACAAGGCGGTATATGCCATGGCTAATGCCCTCCATGACATGCTGAGGTGTGTTCCAGGAAGGGGACCTTTTGTCGGGCAAACCTGCGCCAGTTTACAGAGACTAGAGCCATGGCAG CTAGTTTATTACTTGGATAGGATCAACTTTACCACACCTTTTGGGGATCAAGTGTCATTTGATGAGAATGGGGACGCTTTACCCATCTATGATGTAATGAACTGGCTTTGGCTCCCAGACGGTAGCACAGTAGTTCAGAATGTTGGAGTTGTCAAGGAGACCGCTGCCACAGGTGGAGAAACCACACTCAAAGAAGACATCATCTACTGGAATTTTGTGCCCAAAAAG CCACCTCGATCAGTGTGTAGTGAGAGCTGTCCCCCAGGCACCCGCATGGCCAGGAGGAAGAATGAGCCTGACTGCTGCTTCGACTGCATCCCTTGTTCAGATGGAGAAATTAACAATAGGACAG ATTCGACAGAGTGCCTGAGTTGTCCAGAAGACTTCTGGTCAAGCCCTCAGCGTGACGTTTGTGTGCCAAAAATGATAGAGTTCCTCTCGTACAATGACCCCTTGGGCATATCCTTAACAACGGCCTCTTTGATAGGAACACTCAACTGTGCAATTGTGTTAGGAATCTTCATACATCATCGGACCACACCAGTGGTTAGGGCCAACAACTCAGAGCTCAGCTTCCTCATTCTGCTGTCACTCAAACTATGCTTCTTGTGCGCCTTGCTTTTCATTGGTCAACCAAGGCTCTGGACTTGTCAATTGAGGCATGCAGCCTTTGGGATCAGCtttgttctgtgtgtctcttgtaTCCTGGTGAAGACCATGGTTGTTCTGGCGGTATTCAAGGCCTCCAAACCAGCTGGTGGGAATAGTCTGAAGTGGTTTGGGGCAGTTCAACAGAGAGGGACTGTTGTATTTCTGACTTTAATCCAAGCAGCAATATGCACAACCTGGCTTGTGTCTTCCTCACCAGCTccgaatagaaacacacaataTCACAATGACAGAATAGTAGTTGAGTGTGTAGTGGGGTCCAGAGTTGGATTTGGAGTATTACTGGGCTATATTGGATTACTGGCTATTCTCAGCTTCTTGCTTGCATTCTTGGCACGCAATCTGCCAGATAACTTCAATGAGGCCAAGTTTATCACCTTCAGCATGCTAGTCTTTTGTGCTGTTTGGATAGCCTTTATCCCCGCTTATATTAACTCCCCTGGTAAATCTGCAGATGCTGTGGAGGTATTTGCCATTTTAGCTTCCAGTTTTGGGCTGTTAGGGGCCCTATTTGGACCAAAGTGTTTTATAATTCTGCTTAGACCtgagagaaacacaaagaagGCTATAATGGGACGGGGTGTCCCAAAAGAATAG
- the LOC115561149 gene encoding LOW QUALITY PROTEIN: extracellular calcium-sensing receptor-like (The sequence of the model RefSeq protein was modified relative to this genomic sequence to represent the inferred CDS: inserted 1 base in 1 codon): MGGLVAVFLTQSLTFFFFLLCFMISMYKSVGGLIMRTEASSNAENDTNSVDCWLRGIPQLPAFTQKGDYIIGGVFQMHYYMKTVKKNYPSPPEPLKCTGSMETRELRFSRAMAFAINEINNSSDLLPGVALGYKIHDSCASTPMAVQVAFQFTNAPPLYKSSKVCSQSGRVLAVIGDSGSTSSISISRILGPLDIPQVSPFATCACLSDKTQYPTFFRTIPSDHFQALALAKLVKRFGWTWIGTVQSNSDYGNNGMASFLRAAQKEGICVEYSESFNRNDLQSKIQQVAEVIRRSTAMVVVAFTAPEDLRVLLEELTVHPSPPRQWIGSEAWVTHSEVQRFHLLAGAIGYAIPKSNIPGFREFLLDLSPAKVAASHVLTEFWEGAFNCLLEKRAGSVDKVCDGTEDIQKLQNPYTDTSQLRITNMVYKAVYAIAHAIHYLVCKKINSKIHCDQFMKIEPIQVLDQLKRVNFSRNGYHVSFDANGDPVAFYELINWQINENGGLEFVTVGHYDESLSPGQKFNIKSEISWADGGIQVPVSVCSDSCPPGTRKVLQKGKPVCCYDCVPCAEGEISNSTDSSDCSPCPNEFWPNAEKNFCRPKLVEFLSFHEILGIILSAFSIAGACLTIITAIVLFKHRFTPVVKANNSELSFLLLFSLTLCFLCSLTFIGRPSDWSCMLRHTAFGITFVLCISCVLGKTIVVLMAFKATIPGSNVAKWFGLTQQRMTVVSFTFVQVLICIVWLVLKPPYSNRNLTIYKEIIILECALGXSNRFLGCAWGDLRECIKETPQPDVGESVYPKRSTGLCQEEPWGMRVAISYDKRKALTRSATEVTLTPVGAGGRRRNCNLHRHLLKPHLTSCHYKDGHQAAKLPRHQTKGLKCRIVCVPKLSPFMLWLQHLRLSKDDHREGVPNTAELRPWSSGRGAQAAELRLQSNGCRAPAAEPLRRSWIHPVVDKNGLHSIE; encoded by the exons ATGGGTGGCTTGGTTGCAGTTTTTCTGACACAAAgcttgaccttttttttttttttgttatgttttatgATTTCTATGTATAAATCTGTGGGAGGTCTAATAATGAGAACAGAGGCTTCATCTAATGCAGAGAATGACACCAATTCTGTTGATTGTTGGCTTCGGGGTATTCCTCAGCTACCTGCATTTACACAGAAAGGGGATTACATAATTGGGGGTGTATTCCAAATGCATTACTACATGAAAACAGTGAAGAAAAACTACCCCAGCCCTCCAGAGCCTCTCAAATGCACAGGAAG CATGGAAACCCGGGAACTGCGCTTCTCGCGTGCAATGGCCTTTGCCATCAACGAGATCAACAACAGCTCAGATCTTCTGCCGGGGGTCGCACTTGGTTACAAAATACATGATTCTTGTGCCTCAACCCCCATGGCCGTGCAGGTGGCGTTTCAGTTTACAAATGCCCCACCTTTGTATAAAAGCAGTAAAGTGTGTTCGCAATCAGGAAGGGTGTTGGCAGTTATTGGTGATTCTGGATCAACGTCATCCATCAGCATATCTCGAATCCTTGGGCCCTTGGACATTCCACAA GTTAGTCCCTTCGCTacctgtgcgtgtttgtctgacaAGACGCAATACCCAACCTTTTTTAGAACCATCCCTAGTGACCATTTCCAGGCTCTCGCTCTTGCCAAACTCGTGAAACGTTTTGGGTGGACTTGGATTGGCACTGTTCAGTCTAACTCAGACTATGGCAACAATGGGATGGCCTCCTTTTTACGAGCAGCGCAGAAGGAGGGTATATGTGTGGAATACTCTGAATCGTTTAATAGAAATGATCTGCAAAGCAAGATTCAACAGGTGGCTGAAGTGATTCGCAG ATCTACAGCCATGGTTGTCGTGGCATTTACAGCTCCAGAAGACTTGCGGGTTCTGCTGGAAGAGCTGACGGtacatccctctcctcctcgccagTGGATCGGCAGTGAAGCCTGGGTAACCCATTCGGAGGTTCAGAGATTTCACCTGCTTGCAGGAGCGATTGGATATGCTATTCCGAAATCTAACATACCAGGTTTTAGAGAATTCCTTCTAGATCTTTCACCTGCTAAGGTGGCTGCTTCACACGTGCTCACGGAGTTCTGGGAGGGTGCATTCAACTGTCTGCTAGAAAAAC GAGCTGGCTCAGTGGACAAAGTTTGTGATGGAACTGAAGATATACAGAAGCTCCAAAATCCATACACTGACACCTCTCAGCTCAGAATCACAAACATGGTGTACAAAGCTGTTTACGCAATAGCACACGCTATACACTACTTGGTGTGTAAGAAGATAAACTCCAAAATACATTGTGATCAATTCATGAAAATTGAGCCAATTCAG GTCCTTGATCAGTTGAAAAGGGTGAATTTCTCTCGTAATGGTTACCACGTCTCATTTGATGCCAATGGTGACCCTGTGGCCTTCTATGAGCTGATTAACTGGCAGATAAATGAGAACGGTGGTCTGGAGTTTGTAACCGTGGGACATTATGATGAGTCCCTTTCTCCTGGCCAGAAGTTCAATATCAAAAGTGAAATCAGTTGGGCAGATGGTGGCATACAG GTGCCTGTGTCCGTATGCAGTGACAGCTGTCCACCGGGAACACGCAAGGTTCTCCAGAAGGGGAAGCCGGTTTGCTGCTATGACTGTGTACCATGTGCTGAAGGAGAGATAAGCAATTCTACTG ATTCATCTGACTGTTCCCCATGTCCCAATGAGTTCTGGCCCAATGCAGAGAAGAACTTCTGTCGTCCCAAGCTTGTTGAGTTCCTTTCCTTTCACGAGATCCTTGGAATTATTTTGTCAGCATTCTCTATAGCAGGAGCCTGTTTGACCATCATTACAGCCATAGTGTTGTTCAAGCACAGATTTACCCCTGTAGTTAAAGCTAACAACTCTGAGCTGAGCTTCCTGCTGCTATTCTCCTTGactctgtgtttcctgtgttctcTGACCTTCATCGGCCGTCCCTCAGACTGGTCCTGTATGCTTCGCCACACAGCTTTTGGGATCACCTTCGTCCtctgtatctcttgtgttctgGGGAAAACGATCGTGGTGTTGATGGCATTTAAAGCTACAATCCCAGGTAGCAATGTAGCAAAATGGTTTGGCTTAACACAGCAGAGAATGACTGTAGTAtcttttacatttgttcaagttctgatatgcattgtttggctTGTCCTGAAGCCTCCTTACTCTAATAGAAATCTGACCATCTACAAGGAGATAATAATTCTAGAATGTGCATTAG TCAGCAATAGGTTTCTGGGCTGTGCTTGG GGGGATCTGAGGGAATGCATAAAGGAGACCCCTCAGCCAGATGTTGGCGAGAGTGTCTATCCCAAGCGTAGCACTGGTCTCTGCCAAGAAGAGCCATGGGGGATG AGGGTGGCTATCTCCTATGACAAACGCAAGGCCCTGACGAGGTCTGCGACCGAGGTCACCCTGACCCCTGTTGGTGCTGGTGGCCGACGGCGGAACTGCAACCT TCATAGGCACCTGCTCAAGCCACACCTGACGTCGTGTCACTACAAGGATGGACATCAAGCGGCCAAGCTCCCCAGACATCAGACCAAAGGCCTGAAGTGCCGCATCGTTTGTGTCCCCAAGCTCTCTCCCTTCATGCTCTGGCTGCAACATTTGAGACTGAGCAAGGatgatcacagagagggagtTCCCAATACCGCGGAGCTCAGGCCATGGAGCTCAGGCCGTGGAGCTCAGGCCGCGGAGCTCAGGCTGCAGAGCAATGGCTGCAGAGCACCGGCTGCGGAGCCCCTGCGGCGGAGCTGGATCCACCCGGTGGTGGATAAAAATGGACTTCACTCGATTGAGTAG
- the LOC115561740 gene encoding extracellular calcium-sensing receptor-like, with protein MKTVKKNYPSPPEPLKCTGSMDYRELRFSRAMAFAIDEINNSTDLLPGVALGYKIHDSCASTPMAVQVAFQFTNAPPLYNNSKVCSQSGRVLAVIGDSGSTQTISISRIIGPFDIPQVSYFATCACLSDKTQYPTFFRTVPSDQFQAEALAKLVKHFGWTWIGAVRSRTDYGNNGMASFLRAAHKQGICVEYSETINRYDPQSKIQQVAEVIRRSTAKVVVAFAGSGDMWVLLEELTLHPSLPRQWIGSEAWVTHLEVQRFNICAGAIGFAIPQSNIPGFREFLLDLSPAKVADSNVLSEFWEGAFNCLLEKSAGSVDRVCDGTENIQKLKNPFTDTSQLRITNMVYKAVYAIAHAIHYLVCKKINSKIQCDQFMKIEPIQVLDQLKRVNFSRNGYHVSFDGNGDPVAFYELINWQINENGGLEFVTVGHYDESLSPGQKFNIKSEISWADGGIQVPVSVCSDSCPPGTRKVLQKGKPVCCYDCVPCAEGEISNSTDSSDCSPCPNEFWPNAEKNFCRPKLVEFLSFHEILGIILSAFSIAGACLTIITAIVLFKHRFTPVVKANNSELSFLLLFSLTLCFLCSLTFIGRPSDWSCMLRHTAFGITFVLCISCVLGKTIVVLMAFKATIPGSNVAKWFGLTQQRMTVVSFTFVQVLICIVWLVLKPPYSNRNLTIYKEIIILECALGSALGFWAVLGYIGLLAVFCFVLAVLARKLPDNFNEAKLITFSMLIFCAVWITFIPAYISSPGKFTVAVEVFAILASSFGLIICIFFPKCFIILFRPEKNTKKHLMGKK; from the exons ATGAAAACAGTGAAGAAAAACTACCCCAGCCCTCCAGAGCCTCTCAAATGCACAGGAAG CATGGACTACCGGGAACTGCGCTTCTCTCGTGCAATGGCCTTTGCCATCGACGAGATTAACAACAGCACAGATCTTCTGCCGGGGGTCGCGCTTGGTTATAAAATCCATGATTCTTGTGCCTCAACCCCTATGGCCGTGCAGGTGGCTTTCCAGTTTACAAATGCCCCACCTTTGTATAATAACAGTAAAGTGTGTTCGCAATCAGGAAGGGTGTTGGCTGTTATTGGTGATTCTGGATCAACGCAAACCATCAGCATATCACGAATCATCGGGCCCTTTGACATTCCACaa gTTAGTTACTTCGCTAcctgtgcatgtttgtctgaCAAGACGCAATACCCAACCTTTTTTCGAACCGTCCCCAGTGACCAGTTTCAGGCAGAGGCTCTTGCCAAACTTGTGAAACATTTTGGTTGGACTTGGATCGGTGCTGTCCGGTCTAGAACAGACTATGGCAACAATGGTATGGCGTCCTTTTTACGAGCAGCGCACAAACAGGGTATATGTGTGGAATACTCTGAAACAATCAATAGATATGATCCACAGAGCAAGATTCAACAGGTGGCTGAAGTGATTCGCAG GTCGACAGCCAAGGTTGTCGTGGCATTTGCAGGTTCTGGTGACATGTGGGTTCTGCTTGAGGAGCTGACCTTACATCCTTCTCTTCCTCGCCAATGGATCGGCAGTGAGGCCTGGGTAACCCATTTGGAGGTTCAGAGATTTAACATTTGTGCAGGAGCGATTGGATTTGCTATTCCACAATCTAACATACCAGGTTTTAGGGAATTCCTTCTAGATCTTTCTCCTGCTAAGGTGGCTGATTCAAACGTGCTTTCTGAGTTCTGGGAGGGTGCATTCAACTGTCTGCTAGAAAAAA GCGCTGGTTCAGTGGACAGGGTGTGTGATGGAACTGAAAATATACAGAAGCTCAAAAACCCATTCACTGACACCTCTCAGCTCAGAATCACAAACATGGTGTACAAAGCTGTTTACGCAATAGCACACGCTATACACTACTTGGTGTGTAAGAAGATAAACTCCAAAATACAATGTGATCAATTCATGAAAATTGAGCCAATTCAG GTCCTTGATCAGTTGAAAAGGGTGAATTTCTCTCGTAATGGTTACCACGTCTCATTTGATGGCAATGGTGACCCTGTGGCCTTCTATGAGCTGATTAACTGGCAGATAAATGAGAACGGTGGTCTGGAGTTTGTAACCGTGGGACATTATGATGAGTCCCTTTCTCCTGGGCAGAAGTTCAATATCAAAAGTGAAATCAGTTGGGCAGATGGTGGCATACAG GTGCCAGTGTCCGTATGCAGTGACAGCTGTCCACCGGGAACACGCAAGGTTCTCCAGAAGGGGAAGCCGGTTTGCTGCTATGACTGTGTACCATGTGCTGAAGGAGAGATAAGCAATTCTACTG ATTCATCTGACTGTTCCCCATGTCCCAATGAGTTCTGGCCCAATGCAGAGAAGAACTTCTGTCGTCCCAAGCTTGTTGAGTTCCTTTCCTTTCACGAGATCCTTGGAATTATTTTGTCAGCATTCTCTATAGCAGGAGCCTGTTTGACCATCATTACAGCCATAGTGTTGTTCAAGCACAGATTTACCCCTGTAGTTAAAGCTAACAACTCTGAGCTGAGCTTCCTGCTGCTATTCTCCTTGactctgtgtttcctgtgttctcTGACCTTCATCGGCCGTCCCTCAGACTGGTCCTGTATGCTTCGCCACACAGCTTTTGGGATAACCTTCGTCCtctgtatctcttgtgttctgGGGAAAACTATCGTGGTGTTGATGGCATTTAAAGCTACAATCCCAGGTAGCAATGTAGCAAAATGGTTTGGCTTAACACAGCAGAGAATGACTGTAGTGtcttttacatttgttcaagttctgatatgcattgtttggctTGTTCTGAAGCCTCCTTACTCTAATAGAAATCTGACCATCTACAAGGAGATAATAATTCTAGAATGTGCATTAGGCTCAGCATTAGGTTTCTGGGCTGTGCTTGGGTACATTGGGCTCCTTGCcgtattttgttttgtattagCTGTTTTAGCCCGAAAACTACCTGACAATTTTAATGAAGCTAAGCTAATCACATTTAGTATGCTTATATTCTGTGCTGTTTGGATAACTTTTATCCCAGCTTATATCAGTTCCCCTGGGAAGTTCACTGTAGCTGTGGAGGTGTTTGCCATTTTGGCCTCTAGTTTTGGATTGATTATCTGTATATTCTTtccaaaatgttttattattttgtttaggCCTGAGAAAAACACCAAGAAACATTTAATGGGTAAAAAATAG
- the olfcu1 gene encoding olfactory receptor CU1, with protein MGPQSDLRTEGVRDVGVSLLSECVILGNSQLLALRSEGDVIIGGLFPVHYLVPNSQNTYNSKPQNLPCNGFDDRAFRWMMTMIFAVEEINRNPALLPGVTLGYHIMDSCDHIHTSLKALLSLLTHSTNRQNTLDSGTCLTGSPITAVIGLASSSPTGAIAHILGPFSIPLVSYFATCVCLTDKHTYPSFLRTVPSDLFQVRGLVELVKFFGWNWVGTVGTPDDYSRYGIQAFSHQFRQLGGCLAYHLTIPQSPTFVEIGAMADTLQSSKAKVVVAFATEGQLLELFSELVARNVTGIQWVASEAWVTANMLTAPQFHLLLQGTLGFSFPGVYIPGLREFLLKVRPKAEPGFEFHNMLWEEVFDCRLEFTADPSNITERPVCTGSEDLSNVHNSYTELSKVRISYNVYKAVYAIAHALHDLLECGSVGATTAEAGCKKNASKPIELLGYLKMVNFTNQFGEKVHFDDNGEPVPLYDIINWQKDSKGKIRFVKVGSYDGSVPMDQQLQLNQSKIVWTGGLSQVPVSLCSDPCPPGSRQARRPGEPQCCFDCLPCAEGEISNQTDSTECTKCPEYYWSDKRKVECVAGVDDFLSVYDTMGIILITLTLLGVVMTTVITTVFHHFRTTPIVRANNSEISFLLLVSLKLCFLCSLAFIGKPSTWTCRLRQAAFGVSFVLCLSCLLVKTIVVLLAFRSTGPGSGAMKLFGPAQQRTLILCTTAPQVCLCAGWLSAAPPFPFRNPMYQASTGKIVVECRELWPAGFYLVLGYIGLLASLCLLLAYLGRKLPDTFNEAKLITFSMIIFCAVWLSFIPAHVSSPGKFTVAVEIFAILASSFGLLLCIFVPKCFIILAQPEKNIKKRMIKSPR; from the exons ATGGGTCCACAGTCTGATCTGAGGACAGAGGGAGTAAGAGATGTTGGAGTATCGCTCTTGTCTGAATGTGTGATTCTGGGAAACAGCCAGCTTCTGGCCCTTCGCTCAGAGGGCGATGTGATCATTGGTGGGTTGTTCCCTGTGCATTACCTTGTCCCCAACTCCCAGAACACCTACAATAGCAAACCCCAGAACCTACCTTGCAATGG TTTTGACGACAGAGCCTTCCGGTGGATGATGACAATGATCTTTGCAGTGGAGGAAATTAACCGTAACCCAGCTCTGCTCCCTGGCGTCACACTTGGCTACCACATCATGGACAGCTGTGATCACATCCACACCAGCCTCAAAGCTCTTTTGTCTTTACTCACTCACAGTACGAATAGGCAAAACACATTGG ATTCAGGAACGTGTCTTACTGGATCTCCAATCACGGCTGTGATTGGCCTTGcctcttcatcccctactgGTGCTATAGCACACATTCTGGGCCCCTTCAGCATCCCTCTG GTTAGTTATTTTGCCACCTGTGTCTgtctcacagacaaacacacctacCCATCTTTCTTGCGCACAGTGCCCAGTGATCTGTTTCAGGTCAGGGGTCTGGTTGAGCTTGTTAAATTCTTTGGATGGAACTGGGTGGGCACTGTAGGGACCCCG GATGACTACAGTCGTTATGGAATCCAAGCGTTCTCTCATCAGTTTAGACAACTGGGAGGCTGCCTTGCATACCATCTTACTATCCCACAATCCCCCACCTTTGTTGAGATTGGAGCCATGGCCGACACCCTCCAGAGCTCAAAGGCTAAAGTGGTGGTGGCCTTCGCTACAGAGGGGCAACTTCTGGAGCTGTTCTCAGAG CTTGTGGCCAGGAATGTGACTGGAATCCAATGGGTAGCCAGTGAAGCCTGGGTTACCGCTAACATGCTAACTGCCCCCCAGTTTCACCTCCTCCTGCAAGGCACATTGGGCTTCTCCTTCCCAGGAGTTTACATACCTGGTCTGAGAGAGTTTTTGTTGAAGGTGCGGCCTAAGGCAGAGCCTGGTTTTGAGTTTCACAACATGCTATGGGAGGAAGTGTTCGACTGTAGGTTGGAGTTCACGGCAGATCCTTCCAATATAA CTGAGAGGCCTGTGTGCACAGGCTCAGAGGATCTCAGCAATGTGCACAACAGTTACACAGAGCTGTCCAAAGTCAGAATATCCTATAACGTTTACAAGGCTGTGTATGCCATCGCCCATGCACTGCATGATTTACTGGAATGTGGTTCTGTTGGAGCCACCACCGCTGAAGCTGGGTGTAAGAAAAATGCATCAAAACCAATAGAG CTATTGGGCTACCTGAAGATGGTTAATTTCACCAACCAGTTTGGtgaaaaagtacattttgatGACAATGGAGAGCCTGTGCCCCTATATGACATTATCAACTGGCAAAAGGACAGCAAGGGAAAGATTAG ATTTGTAAAGGTGGGAAGCTATGATGGTTCGGTTCCAATGgatcagcagctgcagctgaATCAGAGTAAAATTGTATGGACAGGAGGCCTATCACAG gTTCCCGTGTCTCTTTGCAGTGATCCCTGCCCGCCTGGAAGCAGGCAGGCTAGACGCCCAGGAGAACCTCAGTGTTGCTTTGACTGCTTACCATGTGCAGAAGGAGAGATAAGCAACCAAACTG ATTCTACAGAGTGTACAAAATGTCCAGAGTACTACTGGTCTGACAAGAGGAAGGTGGAGTGTGTGGCCGGAGTGGACGACTTCCTGTCCGTGTACGACACCATGGGCATCATCCTGATCACGCTCACCCTGCTGGGGGTCGTCATGACAACCGTCATCACTACTGTCTTCCATCACTTCCGCACCACGCCCATCGTCAGGGCAAACAACTCTGAGATCAGCTTCCTGTTGCTGGTGTCACTAAAGCTGTGTTTCCTCTGCTCCCTGGCCTTCATCGGCAAGCCGTCCACATGGACGTGTAGACTGCGCCAGGCCGCTTTCGGTGTCAGTTTTGTTTTATGTCTCTCCTGTCTGTTGGTCAAGACTATTGTGGTTCTGCTGGCCTTCCGGTCCACTGGGCCAGGTTCTGGAGCTATGAAGCTCTTTGGCCCCGCCCAACAAAGGACTCTCATCTTGTGCACTACTGCACCTCAG GTTTGTCTCTGTGCTGGTTGGCTCTCAGCAGCACCCCCATTCCCATTCAGGAATCCAATGTACCAAGCCTCAACTGGGAAG ATCGTGGTGGAGTGCAGGGAGCTGTGGCCTGCTGGGTTCTACCTGGTGCTGGGCTACATCGGCCTGCTGGCGtccctctgcctgctcctcgCCTACCTTGGCCGCAAGCTGCCCGACACCTTCAACGAGGCCAAACTCATCACCTTCAGCATGATCATCTTCTGTGCTGTGTGGCTCTCGTTCATCCCGGCTCACGTCAGCTCCCCAGGGAAATTCACCGTGGCCGTGGAGATATTTGCCATCTTGGCCTCCAGTTTTGGGTTGTTGTTATGTATATTTGTGcctaaatgttttattattttagcgCAACCTGAGAAGAATATCAAGAAGCGAATGATTAAATCTCCCAGATAA